One stretch of Natronobacterium gregoryi SP2 DNA includes these proteins:
- a CDS encoding TspO/MBR family protein — protein sequence MESVMQRRPDLSTRDLLVALAFVVGVNALGSSPAFLFRSDTGWIDRPWFFPPEVLFPIVWTLLFTLLGVALFLVVRHGRGRDVTIAVATFAVQFALNLAWTPAFFGLQRPDLGLAVIVPLWLAIVGTIVAFDRVDRLAATLLVPYLVWVSFAAVLNYAIYAGG from the coding sequence ATGGAATCGGTTATGCAACGCCGTCCGGATCTCTCGACCCGCGATCTACTGGTCGCACTCGCGTTCGTCGTCGGCGTCAACGCACTCGGTTCGTCCCCGGCGTTTCTGTTTCGTTCCGATACCGGTTGGATCGATCGCCCGTGGTTCTTCCCGCCGGAGGTTCTCTTTCCGATCGTTTGGACGCTGCTGTTTACCCTGCTGGGGGTCGCGCTCTTTCTCGTCGTCCGGCACGGTCGGGGCCGCGACGTGACGATCGCGGTCGCCACGTTCGCCGTCCAGTTCGCACTGAACCTCGCCTGGACGCCGGCCTTCTTCGGGCTCCAGCGGCCGGATCTCGGACTGGCGGTGATCGTCCCACTGTGGCTTGCGATCGTCGGAACCATCGTCGCCTTCGATCGCGTCGATCGGCTCGCGGCCACCCTGCTAGTCCCGTATCTCGTCTGGGTGTCGTTCGCGGCCGTGCTGAACTACGCGATCTACGCCGGCGGCTGA
- a CDS encoding carboxylate--amine ligase yields MSYPQFASLAQLRERLEEQSFDRPPAIVANAHITGVSVARALAVHDVPVIALDRVGNGVAPPSEAVVAAGKVTFPLDDPDGFREDIESVTDVLAHEPVAFPCMDEWVHAFAETEPDAVRLPFAERDVIADILDKESLYATAEALGVPYPETYRLSEIDPDDAADRLGFPLVVKPARKREFEELLGTNVVEVADREEFREVVVEAQDAGVRVVAQEKVPVALGEDRSFASYVSPDGDVTSVVGNARVRYPQGYGSSCVVDRVEDPELVARARSVLEDSGYHGISEAEFVYDSDREEYVLLDVNTRPWKWISMPVETGSNLPYAAYADAVGLEYDPDENRDARWLSLPDYLSLLARSPSFPDVLSTDEWTALLSGDFESSRGLTTGVYRPSDPGPALQALETEFGDPDYYCSC; encoded by the coding sequence ATGAGTTACCCGCAGTTCGCGTCGCTCGCACAACTTCGCGAGCGCCTCGAGGAGCAGTCGTTCGATCGGCCGCCGGCGATCGTCGCCAACGCCCACATCACGGGAGTGAGCGTCGCCCGCGCGCTCGCCGTCCACGACGTGCCGGTCATCGCCCTAGATCGGGTCGGCAACGGGGTCGCGCCGCCTTCCGAGGCCGTCGTCGCCGCCGGCAAAGTAACTTTCCCACTCGACGATCCCGACGGGTTCCGTGAGGACATCGAATCGGTCACCGACGTACTAGCTCACGAGCCAGTCGCCTTCCCCTGCATGGACGAGTGGGTCCACGCGTTCGCTGAGACCGAACCCGACGCCGTCCGACTCCCCTTTGCGGAACGGGACGTGATCGCCGACATCCTCGACAAGGAGTCGCTGTACGCGACCGCCGAAGCACTCGGCGTTCCCTACCCCGAAACCTACCGGCTCTCCGAGATCGACCCCGACGACGCCGCCGACCGACTCGGCTTCCCTCTCGTGGTCAAACCCGCACGCAAGCGCGAGTTCGAGGAACTGCTCGGGACGAACGTCGTCGAAGTCGCCGACCGCGAGGAGTTCCGCGAGGTCGTCGTCGAGGCCCAAGACGCCGGTGTCCGAGTGGTGGCCCAGGAGAAGGTCCCCGTCGCTCTGGGAGAAGACCGGTCGTTCGCGTCCTACGTCTCGCCTGACGGGGACGTGACCAGCGTCGTCGGCAACGCCCGCGTCCGGTATCCGCAGGGCTACGGCAGCTCCTGTGTCGTCGACCGCGTCGAGGACCCCGAACTCGTGGCCCGCGCCCGCTCGGTACTCGAGGACAGCGGCTACCACGGGATCAGCGAGGCAGAATTTGTCTACGATAGCGACCGCGAGGAATACGTCCTGCTCGACGTCAACACCCGTCCCTGGAAGTGGATCTCGATGCCCGTCGAGACCGGCTCGAACCTGCCGTACGCTGCCTACGCCGACGCCGTCGGACTCGAGTACGACCCCGACGAGAACCGGGACGCCCGCTGGCTCTCCCTCCCCGACTACCTCTCCTTGCTCGCGCGTTCGCCGTCGTTCCCCGACGTGCTCTCGACCGACGAGTGGACCGCCCTACTGTCCGGCGACTTCGAGTCGTCTCGCGGGCTGACGACGGGCGTCTATCGTCCGTCCGATCCCGGCCCGGCGCTGCAGGCACTCGAGACGGAGTTCGGTGACCCGGACTACTACTGTTCTTGTTGA
- the grxC gene encoding glutaredoxin 3 translates to MSDQPRVEIYTKEDCPYCDKAKDLFDSKGVEYEEYNMTGDEELFEEMVERAGGRKTAPEVFVDDELIGGWDDTSKLDETGELDEKLGLVTDGGDEIVEHRPLVIAGTGIAGLTAAVYAGRANNDPLVIEGDEPGGQLTLTTDVANYPGFPEGIGGPELVNKMKEQARQFGADLQNGVIESVDDSTRPFRVELTNGNVYTADAVIAASGASARTLGVPGEDELMGYGLSTCATCDGAFFRGEDMLVVGGGDAAMEEATFLTKFADTVYIAHRREEFRAEDYWVDRVHEKVEDGEIEIMKNTELLEVHGSQEEGVDYVTLVENDKGHPTDRLEDPETNEFEFDVGAVFLAIGHTPNTEYLEDTGVEMDDDGYLVTQGGDGGGQTETAVPGIFGAGDVVDYHYQQAVTAAGMGSKAALDADEYLEDVERAESGEAEAAAADD, encoded by the coding sequence ATGAGCGACCAGCCTCGAGTCGAGATTTATACGAAGGAAGACTGTCCGTACTGCGACAAGGCCAAGGACCTCTTCGACAGCAAGGGCGTCGAGTACGAGGAGTACAACATGACCGGCGACGAGGAACTGTTCGAGGAGATGGTCGAGCGGGCCGGCGGGCGAAAGACTGCACCCGAAGTGTTCGTCGACGACGAGCTGATCGGCGGCTGGGACGACACGAGCAAACTCGACGAGACGGGCGAACTCGACGAGAAACTGGGACTCGTGACCGACGGGGGCGACGAGATCGTCGAACACCGTCCGCTGGTCATCGCCGGCACCGGGATCGCGGGTCTCACGGCAGCGGTCTACGCCGGCCGGGCAAACAACGATCCGCTGGTTATCGAGGGAGACGAACCTGGCGGCCAACTCACGTTGACGACCGATGTCGCGAACTACCCCGGCTTCCCCGAGGGAATCGGCGGCCCCGAACTCGTCAACAAAATGAAAGAACAGGCCCGACAGTTCGGCGCCGACCTGCAAAACGGCGTCATCGAGTCGGTCGACGACTCGACGCGCCCGTTCCGCGTCGAACTGACGAACGGCAACGTCTACACTGCAGACGCCGTGATCGCAGCCTCGGGAGCCAGCGCCCGCACGCTCGGGGTTCCGGGCGAGGACGAACTCATGGGCTATGGCCTCTCGACGTGTGCCACCTGTGACGGTGCCTTCTTCCGCGGCGAGGACATGCTCGTCGTCGGCGGCGGCGACGCCGCCATGGAGGAGGCAACCTTCCTGACGAAGTTCGCCGACACTGTCTACATCGCCCACCGCCGCGAGGAGTTCCGCGCGGAGGACTACTGGGTCGATCGCGTCCACGAGAAGGTCGAGGACGGCGAGATCGAGATCATGAAGAACACGGAACTGCTCGAGGTCCACGGCTCTCAGGAAGAGGGCGTCGACTACGTCACCCTCGTCGAGAACGACAAGGGCCATCCGACGGACCGACTCGAGGACCCGGAGACGAACGAGTTCGAGTTCGACGTCGGCGCGGTCTTCCTCGCGATCGGCCACACGCCGAACACGGAGTACCTCGAGGACACCGGCGTCGAGATGGACGACGACGGCTACCTCGTGACCCAGGGCGGTGACGGTGGTGGACAGACCGAGACCGCGGTGCCCGGTATCTTCGGCGCTGGCGACGTCGTCGACTACCACTACCAGCAAGCCGTCACCGCCGCCGGCATGGGCTCGAAAGCCGCGTTGGACGCCGACGAATACCTCGAGGACGTAGAGCGGGCGGAGTCGGGCGAGGCGGAAGCGGCCGCGGCGGACGACTGA
- the priS gene encoding DNA primase small subunit PriS produces the protein MEERTRAYLRGRFRDYYRRTELTPPPAANEREWGYIPWTEGPDTTMVRHRSLLELGNLTDFLVRKRPRHVYFSAGRFRDPGAGSMNEKDWQSADLVFDLDADHLPNVTLGEDSYAEMLATCKDALLRLLDFLEDDFAFEEMEIVFSGGRGYHVHVRDDDIRHLEREHRREIVDYVRGIGLDFEELIETETVAGIGRKTPTERRTLQIEGGWGRRTHDHFMAFVDGLLEMDEADALDRLQEFDGIGEGKAQATLNAARNNREGLEAGNVTVHTAVAQLAERFASKAVERDNAPIDEPVTTDTNRLIRLPGSLHGGSGLKTVRLERDELGDFDPLVDAVPETFEGQEITVDVTDGGEVELGGDSFTVPEGDQSLPEHVAVFLMTRGRAEKEKE, from the coding sequence ATGGAGGAGCGAACGAGGGCGTATCTTCGAGGGCGGTTCCGCGACTACTATCGACGGACAGAGCTTACGCCACCGCCCGCAGCCAACGAACGCGAGTGGGGGTACATCCCCTGGACCGAGGGGCCCGATACGACCATGGTCCGCCATCGTTCGCTGCTCGAGTTAGGGAATCTCACCGATTTTCTCGTCCGTAAGCGGCCACGCCACGTCTACTTCTCGGCCGGCCGCTTTCGTGACCCCGGTGCCGGGTCGATGAACGAGAAAGACTGGCAGTCGGCCGACCTCGTCTTCGACCTAGACGCCGACCACTTGCCGAACGTGACTCTCGGCGAGGACTCCTACGCCGAGATGCTCGCAACGTGTAAAGACGCGCTCCTCCGACTGCTCGATTTCCTCGAGGACGACTTCGCCTTCGAGGAGATGGAAATCGTCTTCTCGGGCGGCCGGGGCTACCACGTTCACGTCCGCGACGACGACATCCGTCACCTCGAGCGAGAGCACCGCCGCGAAATCGTCGACTACGTTCGCGGTATCGGGCTGGACTTCGAGGAACTGATCGAGACCGAGACCGTCGCGGGCATCGGCCGGAAGACACCAACCGAGCGCCGAACGCTGCAGATCGAGGGCGGGTGGGGTCGTCGCACCCACGACCACTTCATGGCGTTCGTCGACGGGTTACTCGAGATGGACGAGGCCGACGCTCTCGACCGTCTCCAGGAGTTCGACGGCATCGGCGAAGGGAAAGCACAGGCCACCCTCAATGCCGCCCGGAACAACCGCGAAGGGCTCGAGGCGGGCAACGTCACGGTCCACACTGCCGTCGCTCAACTGGCCGAACGCTTCGCCTCGAAAGCCGTCGAACGGGACAACGCGCCAATCGACGAACCCGTCACCACCGACACGAACCGACTCATCAGGCTGCCGGGCAGTCTCCACGGCGGCAGCGGACTGAAGACGGTTCGTCTCGAGCGCGACGAGCTCGGGGACTTCGATCCGCTCGTCGACGCGGTCCCGGAAACGTTCGAGGGACAGGAGATCACGGTCGATGTCACCGACGGCGGCGAGGTGGAGCTCGGAGGAGATAGCTTTACAGTCCCTGAAGGAGACCAGTCACTCCCGGAGCACGTTGCCGTCTTCCTGATGACCCGTGGCAGGGCCGAAAAGGAGAAAGAATGA
- a CDS encoding DUF1028 domain-containing protein — protein sequence MTFSICAHESYETPAGDSHRRFGVAVTTRLPGVGTLCPFVSENGAVATQSLVNVDLGRRGIEYIDDGLTVEDALEALLNADEGAPQRQLHGVDADGTFAFSGGECGDWFGHREGERVTVAGNLLTGEDVIEATMEAYEATAVHETTDPATGPNAARLDDEDDPQPLAKRLIDALAAGHVEGGDKREELPVQSAAVVVESTETHAMTPPYNDLRVDATETPIADLRGAYDLAMAGYETTLEKYEEAYEADSLAETG from the coding sequence ATGACGTTCAGCATCTGCGCTCACGAGAGCTACGAGACGCCGGCCGGCGACTCTCACCGGCGGTTCGGGGTCGCGGTGACAACCCGCCTGCCGGGGGTCGGAACGCTCTGTCCGTTCGTCAGCGAGAACGGGGCCGTCGCTACCCAGAGCCTGGTCAACGTCGACCTCGGGCGACGCGGCATCGAGTACATCGACGACGGGCTGACCGTCGAAGACGCTCTCGAGGCACTGCTCAACGCAGACGAGGGCGCGCCCCAGCGCCAGTTGCACGGCGTCGACGCCGACGGGACGTTCGCCTTCTCGGGCGGGGAGTGTGGCGACTGGTTCGGCCACCGCGAAGGCGAACGTGTCACCGTCGCCGGCAATCTGCTCACCGGTGAAGACGTTATCGAGGCGACGATGGAGGCCTACGAAGCGACCGCAGTCCACGAGACCACCGATCCTGCCACGGGACCGAACGCGGCCAGACTGGACGACGAAGACGATCCACAACCGCTCGCAAAGCGGCTTATCGACGCGTTGGCGGCCGGCCACGTCGAGGGTGGAGACAAACGCGAGGAGCTTCCCGTCCAGAGCGCCGCGGTCGTCGTCGAGTCGACCGAAACCCACGCTATGACACCGCCGTACAACGATCTTCGGGTCGACGCAACGGAGACACCAATCGCGGATCTACGGGGAGCCTACGACCTCGCGATGGCGGGATACGAGACGACCCTCGAGAAGTACGAGGAAGCGTACGAAGCGGACTCCCTCGCCGAGACCGGGTGA
- a CDS encoding helix-turn-helix domain-containing protein codes for MTGFRATVVVRDPADCPVANISASTQESIDSVTRTKPTPRTNGNGTEPAGGNVMVEEFEIGANASLGELENGDLGTDVDLMPVQSTDREERYRFEFENNGSCACEVVEATGTPLSSVRAQDGALLLSFHALELEDISGIVGELRDEFDGVLVEDLTKDEETPGDPVIVDRERLTDRQREILETAHEMGYFEYPKGANATDVAEELGVARSTFTEHLAAAQTKLLESIVED; via the coding sequence ATGACCGGCTTTCGAGCAACTGTCGTTGTCCGGGACCCCGCTGACTGTCCCGTTGCTAACATCTCGGCAAGCACGCAAGAATCGATCGACTCCGTAACCAGAACGAAACCCACCCCTCGAACGAACGGAAACGGAACCGAACCCGCTGGCGGAAACGTCATGGTCGAAGAGTTCGAGATCGGCGCGAACGCTTCACTCGGCGAACTCGAGAACGGCGATCTCGGCACCGACGTCGACCTGATGCCCGTCCAGTCTACCGACCGCGAGGAACGCTACCGCTTCGAGTTCGAAAACAACGGGAGTTGTGCGTGTGAAGTCGTCGAAGCGACCGGAACGCCACTCTCGTCGGTTCGAGCACAGGACGGCGCACTTCTCCTCTCTTTTCACGCGCTAGAACTCGAGGATATCTCCGGTATCGTCGGTGAACTCAGAGACGAGTTCGACGGCGTTCTTGTCGAGGACCTGACCAAAGACGAGGAAACGCCGGGCGACCCGGTCATCGTCGACCGCGAGAGACTGACTGATCGACAGCGAGAGATCCTCGAGACTGCCCACGAGATGGGTTACTTCGAGTATCCGAAAGGAGCGAACGCGACCGACGTCGCCGAAGAACTCGGCGTCGCCCGATCGACGTTTACCGAACATCTGGCTGCCGCACAGACGAAACTACTCGAGTCGATCGTCGAGGACTGA
- a CDS encoding cell division protein SepF codes for MGLMSKILGGDQSRNAEEYVELDLDDVAAESAAATMQVHIAEISGQADAIDIKDAVYDGDIVIADVTRLRTEDSTVEHIVDELRQVAEEVDGDIVRKGDDQMIITPTGVRVSREKLGQ; via the coding sequence ATGGGACTGATGAGTAAAATTCTCGGCGGCGACCAGTCACGGAACGCCGAGGAGTACGTCGAACTGGATCTCGACGACGTTGCGGCTGAGTCGGCAGCTGCGACGATGCAGGTCCACATCGCAGAGATCAGCGGTCAAGCCGACGCGATCGACATCAAAGACGCCGTCTACGACGGCGACATCGTCATCGCGGACGTCACCCGCCTCCGGACCGAAGATAGTACCGTCGAACATATCGTCGACGAGTTACGCCAGGTCGCCGAGGAAGTCGACGGCGACATCGTCAGGAAAGGCGACGACCAGATGATCATCACCCCGACTGGCGTCCGGGTCAGCCGGGAGAAACTCGGCCAGTGA
- the citZ gene encoding citrate synthase, whose translation MATDLRKGLEGVLVAESELSSIDGDEGRLIYRGYPIEELARETSYEEVLYLLWHGELPTETELAEFSEAIATEREVSEDVLATMERLADTGEQPMAALRTAVSMFSAHDPDAGADPDDLEATLRKGRRITAKIPTALAAFERYRLGEAPVDPDPNLGLAPNFLYMLTGERPDDVAAETFDQALILHADHGLNASTFTSMVIGSTMADIYSSVTGGIAALSGPLHGGANQDVVDVLIEINESDKDPLEWVEEATDAGRRIPGFGHRVYNVKDPRAHILHERSKELAENGDDKWYDITTTIETYLTEEKNLVEDGIAPNVDFYSGSVYYQLGLPTDMYTPIFAMSRVGGWIAHVLEYQEDNRLIRPRGRYVGPEDEAFVPLGER comes from the coding sequence ATGGCAACCGATCTTCGGAAAGGGCTGGAAGGTGTTCTGGTCGCAGAGTCCGAACTGAGCTCGATCGACGGTGACGAGGGCCGCCTGATCTACCGAGGGTACCCGATCGAGGAACTCGCCAGAGAGACGAGCTACGAAGAAGTACTCTATCTCCTCTGGCACGGTGAGCTCCCGACTGAAACCGAACTCGCGGAGTTTTCCGAGGCGATAGCGACCGAACGCGAAGTCTCCGAAGACGTACTCGCAACCATGGAGCGACTCGCCGACACCGGCGAACAGCCGATGGCCGCGCTCCGAACCGCAGTCTCGATGTTCTCGGCTCACGATCCCGACGCCGGCGCCGACCCCGACGACCTCGAGGCGACGCTTCGCAAAGGCCGGCGCATCACCGCCAAGATCCCGACGGCACTCGCAGCGTTCGAGCGCTATCGGCTCGGCGAAGCGCCTGTCGATCCCGACCCCAATCTGGGACTGGCTCCCAACTTCCTCTACATGCTGACCGGGGAACGGCCGGACGACGTCGCAGCCGAAACCTTCGATCAGGCGCTTATCCTGCATGCCGATCACGGACTCAACGCTTCGACGTTTACCTCGATGGTCATCGGCTCGACGATGGCCGATATCTACAGTTCCGTCACCGGCGGCATCGCCGCACTCTCCGGCCCGCTTCACGGTGGTGCGAACCAGGACGTCGTGGACGTGCTAATAGAGATCAACGAGAGCGACAAAGACCCACTCGAGTGGGTTGAGGAAGCCACCGACGCAGGCAGACGCATCCCTGGTTTCGGTCACCGCGTCTACAACGTCAAGGACCCGCGTGCACACATCCTCCACGAACGCAGCAAGGAACTCGCCGAGAACGGCGACGACAAGTGGTACGACATCACGACGACGATCGAAACGTACCTCACCGAGGAGAAGAATCTGGTCGAGGATGGAATCGCCCCGAACGTTGATTTCTACTCCGGGTCGGTCTACTACCAGCTGGGCCTCCCGACCGACATGTATACGCCGATCTTCGCGATGAGTCGCGTCGGCGGCTGGATCGCTCACGTCCTCGAGTACCAGGAGGATAACCGTCTCATTCGCCCGCGTGGACGGTACGTCGGTCCCGAAGACGAGGCGTTCGTTCCGCTCGGGGAACGGTAG
- a CDS encoding GNAT family N-acetyltransferase codes for MSVNIDSRVVVPGSDDYVDAAWQLKERISSQEGVLKQRHEFFTDAYRRSKVHCYVVNDDLVGFAAVRRDGYILFLAVAPEYRGEGIGKRLVARVADDHDSITCHARTSNENALQFYEHLGFEIKRRIDDYYEDGGDAYYLKLGSGVGIADRISDLIRR; via the coding sequence GTGAGCGTCAACATCGACAGTCGAGTCGTCGTGCCGGGGAGCGACGACTACGTCGACGCAGCCTGGCAGCTCAAAGAACGGATCAGTAGCCAGGAGGGGGTTCTCAAACAGCGCCACGAGTTTTTTACCGACGCCTACCGCCGCTCGAAGGTCCACTGTTACGTCGTAAACGACGACCTCGTCGGGTTCGCAGCCGTTCGACGCGACGGCTACATCCTCTTTCTCGCAGTCGCACCCGAGTACAGAGGAGAGGGAATCGGCAAGCGACTGGTCGCTCGAGTTGCCGACGACCACGATTCGATTACCTGTCACGCCCGGACGAGCAACGAGAACGCCCTCCAGTTCTACGAACACCTCGGGTTCGAGATCAAACGGCGAATCGACGACTACTACGAGGACGGCGGCGACGCCTACTACCTGAAACTCGGCTCCGGCGTCGGGATTGCCGATCGGATATCGGACTTGATACGACGATAG
- a CDS encoding RNA-binding protein produces MDVKSRHHLRSDAVSDLEDGLEEKLGVSPDGDAYERVEFEDTDWEVVLIDGEPQVASFDDELFLTVRGANAYDLGRRLVTVDAGAISFVSDGADVMRPGITEASEDIAADDLVVVAEESHGKVLAVGRARVDGAEMAGDEGKVVDSLHHVGDELYEFTG; encoded by the coding sequence ATGGACGTCAAATCCCGACATCACCTCCGGAGTGACGCCGTCTCGGATCTCGAGGACGGCCTTGAGGAGAAACTGGGCGTCTCGCCGGACGGCGACGCCTACGAGCGCGTCGAGTTCGAGGACACCGACTGGGAGGTCGTCTTGATCGACGGGGAGCCACAGGTCGCGTCCTTCGACGACGAACTGTTCCTGACGGTGCGGGGCGCGAACGCCTACGATCTCGGCAGGCGACTGGTGACTGTCGACGCGGGTGCGATATCGTTCGTTAGCGACGGTGCGGACGTGATGCGGCCCGGGATCACGGAAGCGAGCGAGGATATCGCCGCGGACGACCTGGTCGTCGTTGCCGAAGAGTCCCACGGGAAGGTGCTCGCGGTCGGCCGCGCCCGCGTCGACGGCGCGGAGATGGCTGGCGACGAGGGGAAAGTCGTCGACTCGCTACACCACGTCGGCGACGAGCTGTACGAGTTTACCGGCTGA
- a CDS encoding DUF7562 family protein, with product MPLWSSRNRTETVTCLACGDDVVRDEAREYDKHGDRWDRDDKAFEHVCKSCHGDLCHQPRDELEELLVELEAGERSQEAFLLQYFSTVADRYGTLEEGRE from the coding sequence ATGCCCCTGTGGTCCTCCCGGAACCGTACCGAGACGGTCACCTGCCTCGCCTGTGGGGACGACGTCGTCCGAGACGAGGCCCGCGAGTACGACAAACACGGCGACCGCTGGGACCGCGACGATAAGGCGTTCGAACACGTCTGCAAGTCCTGCCACGGCGACCTCTGTCACCAGCCTCGAGACGAACTCGAGGAGTTACTCGTCGAACTCGAGGCCGGCGAGCGCAGTCAGGAAGCTTTTCTCTTGCAGTATTTCTCGACGGTTGCGGACCGGTACGGCACACTCGAAGAAGGGAGGGAATAA
- a CDS encoding S8 family peptidase, producing the protein MSDNDVTRRRLLRGTAVGAATTGVAGTAIAQGPPERKVVGLTADTPFGPVRQAADEVHHELDFDRTGKVLVGRFPEEAIEGLERNPHVRYVEDEQRAYALQTVPWGVDRVGADVLHDEDETGSGGSIAIVDTGVQVDHESLTVDGGEAFGTSCTGCEEPYGDDNGHGTHCAGTAVAPDNDVGVVGVALESELYAVKVLNSWGSGTFSDVAAGVEWAADQGIDVISLSLGGDSPQQALEDACQYAVDQGSLVVAAAGNDGCCDSVGYPAAYDTVVAVSSTNDDDDISSFSSRGPEVDIAAPGSAIYSTYTDNGYNTLSGTSMACPHVAGAAAHLMGDDQSNTEAREQLFDTAEDIDLDDNEQGNGLLDAQEAVLGDTDPPEPGLSVSTDSATGVSDTTATLNGTLTEFADADSVEVYFEWGEAGGNLPNETTPQTLTETGSFDDDLAGLSEGTDYEFRAVAEADDDADTGLTQSFTTDSEGGCFITTATAGEGKTLNSLRRFRDDSMSATPIGRGLVDLYYRISPPIATTLERHPESRTVRAVRAIVDRCGSLSDEQAATDSRTKSASLGVALTTLYVVGILVGAGGHAGIRLRELLE; encoded by the coding sequence ATGTCAGACAACGACGTTACCCGTCGTCGCTTGCTCCGCGGCACTGCCGTGGGTGCGGCAACGACGGGCGTGGCAGGCACGGCTATCGCACAGGGGCCACCCGAGCGAAAGGTGGTCGGACTCACCGCAGACACACCCTTCGGGCCAGTTCGCCAGGCTGCCGACGAGGTCCATCATGAACTGGACTTCGATCGGACCGGCAAGGTACTCGTCGGAAGGTTCCCAGAGGAAGCAATCGAGGGGCTCGAGCGAAATCCACACGTCCGGTACGTCGAGGACGAGCAGAGAGCGTACGCGTTACAGACGGTACCGTGGGGTGTCGACCGCGTCGGTGCCGACGTCCTTCACGACGAAGACGAAACCGGTTCCGGCGGTTCGATCGCAATCGTCGACACCGGCGTCCAGGTCGATCACGAGAGTCTGACCGTCGACGGTGGTGAGGCGTTCGGTACGTCCTGTACCGGCTGTGAAGAACCCTACGGCGACGACAACGGCCACGGCACCCACTGTGCCGGAACGGCAGTCGCTCCCGACAACGACGTCGGCGTCGTCGGCGTCGCACTCGAGTCGGAGCTCTATGCAGTGAAGGTATTGAACAGCTGGGGTAGCGGTACCTTCAGCGACGTCGCAGCGGGCGTCGAGTGGGCCGCAGACCAGGGGATCGACGTCATCTCGCTGTCGCTCGGCGGTGACAGCCCCCAGCAGGCGCTCGAGGACGCCTGCCAGTATGCGGTCGATCAGGGATCGCTGGTCGTCGCCGCGGCGGGCAACGATGGCTGCTGTGACAGCGTCGGCTATCCGGCGGCGTACGACACTGTCGTCGCGGTTTCCTCGACGAACGACGACGACGACATCTCGTCGTTTTCCTCGCGGGGCCCGGAAGTCGACATCGCCGCACCGGGCAGCGCCATCTACTCGACCTACACCGACAACGGATACAACACGCTGTCGGGGACGTCGATGGCGTGCCCACACGTCGCCGGTGCAGCGGCTCACCTGATGGGCGACGACCAGAGCAACACCGAGGCACGCGAGCAACTGTTCGACACCGCCGAAGACATCGACCTCGACGACAACGAACAGGGGAACGGCTTGCTCGACGCCCAGGAAGCGGTGCTCGGAGACACCGACCCGCCGGAGCCAGGACTCTCCGTCTCGACGGATTCGGCGACGGGCGTCAGTGACACGACCGCGACGCTCAACGGAACGCTGACGGAATTCGCTGACGCCGACAGCGTCGAGGTCTACTTCGAGTGGGGCGAGGCTGGCGGCAACCTCCCGAACGAGACGACGCCCCAGACGCTCACCGAGACCGGCTCGTTCGACGACGACCTCGCCGGACTCTCCGAGGGAACCGACTACGAGTTCCGTGCCGTCGCCGAAGCCGACGACGACGCGGATACCGGGCTCACACAGTCGTTCACGACCGATAGTGAAGGTGGCTGTTTCATCACGACTGCGACGGCGGGCGAAGGAAAAACGCTGAACTCCCTGCGTCGCTTCCGGGACGACTCCATGTCCGCGACGCCAATCGGTCGCGGACTGGTCGACCTCTACTATCGCATCAGCCCACCGATCGCGACGACACTCGAACGCCACCCCGAGAGTCGAACTGTCCGGGCAGTCCGTGCGATCGTCGACCGGTGTGGCTCGCTCTCGGACGAACAGGCCGCAACCGACTCGCGGACAAAGAGCGCCTCCCTCGGCGTCGCTCTCACGACACTGTACGTCGTCGGCATCCTGGTCGGTGCCGGCGGTCACGCCGGAATCCGTCTCCGGGAACTGCTCGAGTAG